From Calothrix sp. PCC 6303, a single genomic window includes:
- a CDS encoding HNH endonuclease, translating into MGKVLVLNASYEPLNITSWRRAAVLLIKGKAERVEHNGKYLYADFPLPTVIRLRHYVRVPYKEIPLTRRNILHRDGHSCQYCGYTGDELTLDHVIPRSRRGGDSWENIVTACVRCNVHKGSRTPQEAHMPLRHAPRRPYSSLYFEVSKHLKSGVHTEWQKYVIGL; encoded by the coding sequence ATGGGTAAGGTTTTAGTCCTAAACGCCTCTTACGAACCGCTCAACATTACCAGCTGGCGTAGAGCTGCGGTTTTGTTAATTAAGGGCAAAGCAGAGCGGGTAGAACACAATGGCAAGTATCTCTATGCGGATTTTCCGTTGCCCACAGTCATTCGGCTAAGACACTATGTCCGAGTGCCCTACAAGGAAATTCCACTTACTCGCCGAAATATACTGCACCGTGATGGTCACAGTTGTCAGTACTGTGGCTACACGGGGGACGAGTTAACTCTGGATCATGTAATTCCGCGATCGCGTCGTGGCGGTGACAGCTGGGAAAATATTGTGACAGCTTGCGTGAGGTGTAACGTCCATAAAGGAAGTAGAACACCACAGGAAGCGCACATGCCTTTGCGCCATGCACCTCGCAGACCATATAGCAGCCTCTACTTTGAAGTGAGCAAACACTTGAAAAGTGGAGTGCATACAGAGTGGCAAAAATACGTTATTGGTCTTTAG
- a CDS encoding DHH family phosphoesterase — MDITKQPVNGLVGEASAYLNQRNTPINQKLEELRNTLLAHRHERHLIVLQDFPDPDALSCAWAYLLISQQYDIKCEIIYAGTLSHQENIALVKLTGLPAQRWTLQTVKNKDLSSYQGFILLDNQGTTSQLVDVIQQARIPLVAVIDHHSLQVELKAEFTDIRPSVRATATIFTQYIQSGLLTLDSSISQHVKCVTALMHGLRSDTNRLMQAQEEDFIAAAYLSRYYDVQLLNAILQANRSKRVMDVIERSLKNRIVQNNFSIAGVGYLRYDDRDAIPQAADFLVTEENVHTAVVYGIVHDEDEDELEVVIGSLRTTKLTLDPDEFIKEAFGQDSSGRFFGGGRTSAGGFEIPMGFLSGGNENSSYAKMKWEVYDAQIKQKLLRLVNPKDNPIQAE; from the coding sequence ATGGATATCACCAAACAACCTGTTAATGGGTTAGTAGGTGAAGCCAGTGCCTATTTAAATCAGCGCAACACACCAATTAATCAGAAATTAGAAGAGTTACGTAATACCCTTCTAGCGCATCGGCACGAGCGCCATTTAATTGTTTTGCAAGATTTCCCCGATCCCGATGCCCTTTCCTGTGCTTGGGCTTACTTATTAATATCTCAGCAATACGATATCAAATGTGAAATCATTTACGCTGGAACCCTTAGCCATCAGGAAAACATTGCTTTAGTCAAACTTACAGGTTTACCAGCACAGCGTTGGACACTACAAACCGTTAAAAACAAAGATCTATCCTCATATCAAGGCTTTATATTATTAGATAACCAAGGAACTACTTCGCAGTTAGTGGATGTAATTCAGCAAGCACGCATCCCCCTAGTTGCAGTCATTGATCATCATAGTTTACAAGTTGAACTCAAGGCTGAATTTACTGATATTCGCCCTTCGGTACGAGCAACGGCAACAATTTTTACCCAGTACATTCAATCAGGACTGTTGACTTTAGATAGCAGTATCAGTCAACATGTCAAGTGTGTTACTGCCCTGATGCATGGCTTACGTTCGGACACAAATCGTCTGATGCAAGCACAGGAAGAAGATTTTATCGCAGCGGCATACCTGAGTCGGTACTATGATGTTCAATTGTTAAACGCCATACTACAAGCGAATCGTTCTAAACGAGTCATGGACGTGATTGAGCGATCGCTTAAAAACCGGATCGTCCAAAATAACTTCTCCATCGCTGGGGTTGGCTATCTGCGCTACGATGATCGTGATGCAATCCCCCAAGCTGCCGATTTTCTTGTCACCGAAGAAAACGTACATACTGCCGTCGTCTACGGTATTGTCCACGACGAAGATGAGGATGAGTTGGAAGTCGTCATTGGATCTTTGCGAACCACTAAACTCACCTTAGATCCCGATGAGTTTATCAAAGAAGCCTTCGGACAAGATAGTAGCGGACGCTTTTTTGGTGGAGGCAGAACTAGTGCTGGAGGATTTGAAATCCCCATGGGCTTTTTATCTGGGGGAAATGAAAACTCTTCCTATGCCAAGATGAAATGGGAAGTTTACGATGCTCAAATCAAGCAAAAACTACTGCGGCTAGTAAATCCCAAAGATAACCCAATTCAGGCAGAATAA
- a CDS encoding DUF2862 domain-containing protein encodes MEIGQRVKVYRLRDRLSGGMAKRLGQTGIIQGYKVTDGMGIGVVVLFDDNFSTWFFEDELKLAN; translated from the coding sequence ATGGAAATTGGACAAAGAGTAAAGGTATATCGGTTACGCGATCGCTTATCGGGTGGAATGGCTAAAAGACTAGGGCAAACTGGTATTATCCAGGGCTACAAAGTCACAGATGGAATGGGGATTGGAGTTGTAGTGCTATTTGATGATAATTTCTCTACCTGGTTTTTTGAGGACGAACTCAAACTGGCAAATTAG
- a CDS encoding ArsA family ATPase, whose product MALILTFLGRGSTSRTKIAIATAKKFASQGKRTLLAGGAEPAMATLLGTSLSTEPQEISSNLQAVQFQTGVLLEKGWEEVKKLEAQYLRTPILKEVFGQELAFIPGLESALALNTIRQYDESGKYDVIIYDGAGDSSTLRMVGLPESLSWYVRRFRQLFANSDLGRSISESPLIQPLVSTFFNINWTSDNFSQPTNLANNFLDKGKSVLSDPKRFAAFLVTSNDPVEVLTARYLWGAAQQVDLTVGGVIQVGAGGTNVSEEFSPLNITHVTADNWQGMMDALPDFATQAIEAPKPIEIDINGRQVRLFLPGFDKKQVKLTQYGPEVTIEAGDQRRNIALPPALSGKPVTGAKFQHNYLIISF is encoded by the coding sequence ATGGCGCTAATATTAACTTTTTTAGGTAGAGGTAGTACGTCGCGGACTAAAATAGCGATCGCTACGGCAAAGAAGTTTGCAAGTCAGGGAAAGCGCACACTTTTAGCAGGGGGTGCAGAACCTGCTATGGCAACTTTACTTGGTACTTCTCTAAGTACTGAACCACAAGAGATATCATCAAACCTCCAAGCTGTCCAGTTTCAAACTGGAGTCTTGTTAGAAAAAGGTTGGGAAGAAGTCAAAAAACTAGAAGCACAATATCTCAGAACACCAATCCTCAAAGAAGTATTCGGTCAAGAACTTGCCTTTATTCCCGGTTTAGAAAGTGCCCTCGCCCTTAATACTATCCGTCAATATGATGAAAGTGGCAAATATGACGTAATTATTTACGATGGTGCAGGGGATTCCTCAACCTTACGGATGGTGGGTTTACCGGAATCTTTGAGTTGGTATGTACGACGCTTCCGTCAATTATTTGCCAATTCTGACTTAGGCAGAAGTATTTCCGAATCACCTTTGATTCAGCCTTTAGTTAGTACTTTTTTTAACATTAACTGGACATCTGATAACTTTTCCCAACCTACTAACCTGGCGAATAATTTCCTCGATAAGGGCAAGTCTGTATTATCTGACCCGAAAAGGTTTGCAGCCTTTTTAGTCACCAGTAATGATCCTGTGGAAGTCCTCACAGCACGTTATTTATGGGGTGCAGCCCAACAAGTAGATCTAACAGTAGGTGGTGTAATCCAAGTTGGTGCAGGTGGCACTAATGTTAGTGAAGAATTTAGCCCATTAAACATCACTCACGTCACCGCAGATAATTGGCAGGGAATGATGGATGCATTACCAGATTTTGCCACCCAAGCAATTGAAGCACCCAAACCCATAGAAATTGATATTAATGGTCGTCAAGTACGTTTATTTTTACCGGGATTTGACAAAAAGCAAGTCAAACTAACTCAATATGGACCAGAAGTCACCATCGAAGCTGGAGATCAACGACGAAATATTGCTTTACCTCCAGCATTAAGCGGTAAACCAGTCACAGGGGCAAAATTTCAGCACAATTATTTGATTATTTCATTTTAG
- the chlG gene encoding chlorophyll synthase ChlG, which yields MSDLTPTTPNPEDERSGKTRQLLGMKGASAGETSIWKIRLQLMKPITWIPLIWGVVCGAASSGEFTWTLENVLMSAACMLLSGPLLAGYTQTLNEYYDREIDAVNEPYRPIPSGAIPLPQVITQIWVLLISGNILAVLLDTWAGNSFPTITCIAVLGSFIAYIYSAPPLKLKQNGWFGGYALGASYIAFPWCTGHALFGELNWKIVVFSVVYSLAGLGIAIVNDFKSVEGDRQFGLKSLPVMFGVDKAAWICVTMIDVFQIAIACYLIYIHQQLYGAIVLLLVIPQMTFQDMYFLRDPLKNDVKYQASAQPFLVLGMLVAGLALGHAG from the coding sequence ATGTCAGATTTAACCCCAACAACTCCAAACCCTGAAGATGAACGCAGTGGTAAAACTCGGCAATTGCTGGGAATGAAAGGTGCATCAGCCGGTGAAACCTCGATTTGGAAAATTCGCTTGCAGTTGATGAAACCAATCACCTGGATTCCCCTCATTTGGGGGGTTGTTTGTGGTGCTGCTTCATCGGGTGAATTTACCTGGACTTTAGAAAATGTCCTCATGTCGGCAGCTTGTATGTTGTTGTCGGGACCCCTGTTAGCAGGGTATACACAGACACTCAACGAATATTACGACCGCGAGATTGATGCCGTTAACGAACCCTACCGTCCAATTCCTTCGGGGGCAATTCCTTTACCCCAAGTAATTACCCAAATTTGGGTGTTATTAATTAGTGGGAATATCCTAGCTGTACTTTTGGATACTTGGGCTGGAAATAGCTTCCCCACCATCACCTGTATTGCCGTTTTAGGTTCATTTATTGCCTATATTTATTCAGCACCACCATTAAAGCTGAAACAAAATGGTTGGTTTGGTGGTTATGCTTTAGGTGCTAGTTATATTGCTTTTCCTTGGTGTACAGGTCATGCTTTGTTTGGTGAATTAAATTGGAAAATCGTTGTTTTTAGCGTGGTTTACAGTTTGGCAGGATTAGGTATTGCCATTGTCAACGACTTTAAGAGTGTAGAAGGCGATCGCCAATTTGGTTTAAAGTCTTTACCAGTGATGTTTGGGGTTGATAAAGCTGCTTGGATATGCGTGACAATGATAGATGTGTTTCAAATAGCGATCGCATGTTACCTCATCTATATACACCAACAGCTTTATGGTGCAATTGTTCTACTTTTAGTGATTCCGCAAATGACATTTCAAGATATGTACTTTTTGCGCGATCCACTCAAAAATGATGTTAAATATCAAGCAAGCGCCCAACCATTCCTAGTTTTAGGGATGCTTGTAGCTGGTTTAGCATTGGGACATGCTGGATAG
- the mscL gene encoding large conductance mechanosensitive channel protein MscL, with the protein MARTRRSGFLRDFQDFALKGNVVDLAVGVVIGAAFGKIVTSLVENIVMPFVDPLLKVFGSDWRNIAFNATKFDPATKAPLDGVRLGLFLGSIVDFAIIALVLFIAIQAIQKMKRKEEVEAAEAPPEPTVLAQERLTGAIEHLTRTIESRQA; encoded by the coding sequence ATGGCAAGAACAAGAAGAAGTGGTTTTTTAAGAGATTTTCAAGATTTTGCTCTCAAAGGTAATGTAGTGGATTTGGCGGTGGGTGTTGTCATTGGTGCTGCATTTGGTAAAATCGTCACATCCTTGGTAGAAAATATTGTGATGCCTTTTGTAGACCCCCTATTAAAGGTTTTCGGTAGTGATTGGCGAAATATTGCTTTTAATGCAACAAAATTTGATCCAGCAACGAAAGCACCTTTAGATGGTGTGAGATTAGGTTTATTTTTAGGCTCAATTGTTGACTTTGCCATAATTGCGCTAGTTTTGTTTATTGCAATTCAAGCAATTCAAAAAATGAAGCGTAAAGAAGAAGTGGAAGCAGCAGAAGCACCACCAGAACCTACTGTGCTTGCACAGGAACGTTTGACAGGTGCGATTGAACATTTGACAAGGACTATTGAATCTCGGCAAGCTTAA
- a CDS encoding class I SAM-dependent methyltransferase, with product MTAAAKTTNPDFTSRLVNGVLSIKPLANFAKHQARQMMIKRAEKIGVPWTQTVESLKARDWQGDLTKVKNTQLDYPEYYLTSFHAYESGNMSWLAAFEVEPAAYAVHAKIWQGAGSNGDTQLRQSYHDILKKHLPNSPQSILDMGCSVGMSTFALQDLYPEASITGLDLSPYFLAVANYRTQQRQAKISSTKINWVHAAAESTGLPDASFDLVSIFLVCHELPQSATREILAEARRILRPGGHLAIMDMNPKSQAFTQLPPYVLTLLKSTEPYLDEYFSLDIEEAIIREGFQTPLVQANSPRHRTIIAQVSD from the coding sequence ATGACTGCTGCCGCAAAAACAACTAATCCGGATTTCACTTCACGCTTAGTAAATGGTGTGCTTAGTATCAAACCACTAGCGAACTTTGCTAAACACCAAGCACGGCAAATGATGATTAAACGTGCTGAAAAAATTGGTGTACCCTGGACTCAAACAGTGGAAAGTCTCAAAGCACGGGATTGGCAAGGTGATTTAACCAAAGTTAAAAATACTCAACTTGATTATCCTGAATATTACCTCACCTCATTTCATGCCTATGAAAGCGGTAACATGAGTTGGCTGGCTGCCTTTGAAGTGGAACCAGCAGCCTATGCTGTCCATGCAAAAATCTGGCAAGGTGCAGGTTCAAATGGTGATACCCAACTTCGTCAAAGTTATCACGACATTCTCAAAAAACATCTTCCCAATTCACCACAAAGTATCTTGGATATGGGTTGCAGTGTGGGAATGAGTACTTTTGCTCTACAGGATTTATATCCAGAAGCAAGTATCACAGGTTTAGATTTATCACCATATTTCCTTGCAGTTGCCAACTACCGCACCCAACAACGTCAAGCAAAAATAAGTTCAACAAAAATTAATTGGGTTCATGCTGCGGCAGAATCTACAGGTTTACCGGATGCTTCTTTTGATTTAGTTTCCATTTTCTTGGTGTGTCACGAATTGCCCCAGTCAGCAACCAGAGAAATATTAGCTGAAGCACGGCGAATTCTGCGTCCTGGTGGACATTTGGCAATTATGGATATGAATCCCAAATCTCAAGCTTTTACTCAGTTGCCACCATATGTATTGACTCTTCTCAAAAGTACTGAGCCATACTTAGATGAGTATTTTAGTTTAGATATAGAAGAAGCGATTATAAGAGAAGGCTTTCAAACACCTTTAGTTCAAGCTAATAGCCCTAGACATCGGACAATTATTGCCCAAGTAAGTGACTGA
- a CDS encoding PrsW family glutamic-type intramembrane protease, whose translation MTDFTNYLWVIAPVLLLLAFYYWRIYPIPSFKRSLFYFSAGVASGIVALNLQIGWGILANSLFNWQRFTRNLFGATLRQFIEVAPIEEGCKLAAMMLVIYLLRKLNPPYSSHIFFYAIALCLGFTTQENYLYLSNGTASIFERVIGTPFHTLFSAPWIYSIALWTTFTDVNPTNSRGLALLNPLMPYRQLILPAWLNSVICHAFVNLLATAPIYSPSLSFLSYGLFPFLLWMFWRLEQFFRLIQGKPPIILVSGHTPQHRYWQRGLILFALILGGNAIFGMFLLWQIVSPLIERNIFDQQILVFILSRTSLNLVFALIAAGIYRYLLPKLRR comes from the coding sequence GTGACTGATTTTACTAATTATTTATGGGTGATCGCACCTGTATTATTGCTGCTAGCTTTTTACTACTGGCGAATTTATCCAATTCCATCATTCAAGCGATCGCTCTTTTATTTTAGCGCCGGAGTTGCGTCGGGTATAGTTGCTCTCAATTTACAAATTGGATGGGGAATCCTCGCAAATTCCTTATTTAATTGGCAAAGATTCACACGCAACCTGTTTGGGGCAACTTTACGGCAATTTATCGAAGTTGCACCCATCGAAGAAGGTTGTAAGCTAGCAGCAATGATGCTAGTTATATATTTATTGAGGAAGCTAAATCCACCGTATTCCAGTCATATATTCTTCTATGCGATCGCACTTTGTCTAGGATTCACAACTCAAGAAAACTATCTTTACCTCAGTAACGGTACCGCATCAATATTTGAACGAGTTATCGGTACACCGTTTCACACTTTATTTTCTGCACCTTGGATATATTCAATTGCTTTGTGGACAACATTCACTGATGTCAATCCCACCAACAGTAGGGGTTTAGCATTACTAAATCCCTTAATGCCATATCGTCAACTAATTCTCCCTGCATGGTTAAACTCCGTCATTTGCCATGCTTTTGTAAACTTACTGGCAACAGCCCCAATTTACTCACCATCCCTAAGTTTTCTTAGTTACGGCTTATTCCCATTTTTATTATGGATGTTTTGGCGACTGGAACAGTTCTTCAGATTAATCCAGGGGAAACCCCCCATAATTTTGGTTTCTGGACATACACCACAACATCGTTACTGGCAAAGGGGTTTAATTCTATTTGCCCTAATTTTAGGTGGGAATGCCATCTTTGGCATGTTTTTATTGTGGCAAATAGTTAGTCCGTTGATTGAGAGAAATATTTTTGACCAGCAAATCCTAGTATTTATCCTGAGTCGTACCAGTTTAAATCTAGTTTTTGCTCTCATTGCAGCGGGAATATATCGCTATTTGTTACCTAAATTAAGACGGTAA
- a CDS encoding 6-carboxytetrahydropterin synthase, translating to MQCIVNRRAQFSASHYYYLPELSEAENLQKFGACSKFPGHGHNYVLFISLLGEVDEYGMVLNLSDVKHVIKKEVTSQLDYSFLNNTWSEFKETLPTTENIARVIWQKLSPHLPVVRVQLFEHPELWADYMGNGMESYLTVSTHFSAAHRLAHPRLSDEENANIYGKCARPHGHGHNYHLEVTVKGQIDQRTGMLVDLGALNEAIEEFVIKPFDHSFLNKDIAFFAEVVPTAENIALYISNVMRSPVQNIGATLYKIKLIESPNNSCEIYCTDSEVNNVGNTANQPILATV from the coding sequence ATGCAATGCATTGTTAATCGCCGCGCTCAATTTTCTGCAAGTCACTACTACTACTTACCGGAATTGAGCGAAGCCGAAAATCTTCAGAAATTTGGTGCATGTTCCAAGTTTCCCGGACACGGACACAACTATGTTTTATTTATTTCCCTATTGGGGGAGGTGGATGAATATGGGATGGTGTTGAACTTGTCTGATGTCAAACATGTAATTAAGAAGGAAGTTACTAGTCAGTTAGATTATTCTTTTCTGAATAATACTTGGTCGGAGTTTAAAGAGACTTTGCCAACGACTGAAAATATCGCACGGGTAATTTGGCAAAAGTTGAGTCCGCATTTACCTGTAGTGCGCGTGCAATTATTTGAACATCCAGAACTTTGGGCTGATTATATGGGAAATGGTATGGAAAGCTACTTGACTGTTAGTACTCATTTTAGTGCTGCACACCGTTTGGCACATCCGCGTTTGAGTGATGAGGAAAATGCCAATATCTATGGCAAATGTGCGCGTCCACATGGTCACGGACACAACTATCATTTAGAGGTGACTGTTAAAGGTCAAATCGATCAGCGGACTGGGATGTTAGTGGATTTAGGGGCTTTGAACGAAGCAATTGAGGAGTTTGTGATTAAACCTTTCGATCATAGCTTCCTGAATAAGGATATTGCTTTCTTTGCTGAGGTTGTCCCCACAGCAGAAAACATCGCTTTGTACATTAGTAATGTTATGCGATCGCCTGTTCAAAATATTGGCGCAACACTGTACAAAATTAAGTTGATTGAAAGTCCAAATAATTCTTGTGAAATTTACTGCACTGATTCAGAAGTGAATAACGTGGGGAATACAGCTAATCAACCTATTTTGGCTACAGTTTAA
- a CDS encoding LEVG family PEP-CTERM protein, producing MKKSTLAAKAIVTATVGIGFVSAMPAANAGSLIPNREGEIKLTNMACVVSSSDCIDTQQEFGYSVTSLAYKSYATQADKDANKLTTYRASRLFVDKSVTANSWLVGNNNTRGIEFKTQDLGTNTNKDELWLRPVAYDASNRTRENGQLEVGLFRFDFNQAIDKLVFNVFDVESAMKSGITAINGKSISQFFQNTGNNGSEKVTLKNVKSLTMQIGYTGYDSGFETGDGARLAGLQAVPESSTTVSLGLLALAGMFGVSQRKKASKLA from the coding sequence ATGAAAAAATCTACATTAGCAGCAAAAGCAATCGTTACAGCTACAGTTGGAATTGGTTTTGTTTCAGCTATGCCAGCAGCTAACGCAGGATCTCTTATACCTAACCGCGAGGGTGAAATTAAACTGACAAACATGGCATGTGTTGTTAGTTCTAGTGATTGTATCGATACTCAACAAGAATTTGGTTATAGCGTCACTAGTTTAGCTTACAAGTCCTATGCAACCCAAGCTGATAAAGATGCTAATAAATTAACAACATATAGAGCCAGCCGTTTATTTGTTGACAAAAGTGTAACTGCTAATAGTTGGCTTGTTGGGAATAATAATACGCGTGGGATTGAATTTAAAACTCAAGATCTTGGAACCAACACGAATAAGGATGAGCTTTGGTTGCGTCCTGTTGCTTATGATGCATCTAACAGGACTCGGGAAAATGGTCAGTTAGAAGTTGGTCTTTTCCGATTTGATTTCAATCAAGCTATTGACAAGCTAGTCTTTAATGTATTTGATGTTGAATCTGCCATGAAGAGCGGTATTACAGCAATTAACGGGAAATCAATATCCCAGTTCTTCCAAAATACAGGAAACAATGGTTCAGAAAAAGTCACACTCAAAAATGTTAAGTCTTTAACCATGCAGATAGGCTACACTGGCTATGACTCAGGGTTTGAAACTGGAGATGGCGCAAGATTAGCAGGTCTGCAAGCAGTTCCTGAATCTAGCACAACCGTGAGTTTAGGTCTTTTAGCTTTAGCCGGGATGTTTGGTGTAAGTCAACGTAAAAAAGCATCGAAACTAGCTTAA
- a CDS encoding ParA family protein — MPKIIAVLNGKGGVGKTTTAINLAATFAETKKVLLVDADIQGSASWWFGRNQNGMGFDLSQETNPQLLGGLRQIKGYDLVIVDTPPALHSEALKSVVAIANYLVLPTPPAPMDLTVLFETVKTAVIPVGILYRVLLTKVDTRSLNEVLEAKNMIRHLGIPVCDTFIRIYKAHERAALEGVAITQWRGKNQHEAESDYRRVVEEIQQDWRE; from the coding sequence GTGCCTAAAATCATTGCAGTTCTAAATGGTAAAGGGGGAGTCGGTAAAACAACCACCGCAATTAATCTAGCGGCTACTTTTGCAGAAACAAAAAAAGTACTTTTGGTAGATGCCGATATTCAAGGTTCTGCTAGTTGGTGGTTTGGACGCAACCAAAACGGTATGGGGTTTGACTTGTCTCAAGAAACAAATCCCCAACTTTTGGGTGGCTTACGCCAAATAAAAGGTTACGATTTAGTTATAGTTGACACTCCTCCAGCGTTGCATTCCGAAGCCTTAAAATCTGTTGTAGCGATCGCAAATTATCTAGTCCTCCCTACACCTCCAGCACCGATGGATTTAACTGTATTATTTGAAACAGTTAAAACTGCAGTTATCCCAGTGGGAATACTATATCGAGTGCTGCTAACAAAGGTTGATACAAGGAGTCTAAATGAAGTGCTAGAAGCAAAAAATATGATCAGACACTTGGGAATTCCTGTATGCGATACCTTTATCCGAATTTATAAAGCTCATGAAAGAGCAGCCCTTGAGGGCGTAGCAATTACCCAGTGGCGAGGGAAAAACCAACATGAAGCAGAGTCTGACTATCGCCGCGTAGTAGAAGAAATACAACAAGATTGGAGAGAATAA
- a CDS encoding branched-chain amino acid transaminase has protein sequence MYNFLPIAYFENKFIPFAEAKISIATHALHYGTGALGGLRGIPNPQDPRQILLFRLDRHCQRLSTSAKFLHYDCSAEKIQATIIDFIRKNQPTNSFYIRPFVYTADLGIAPRLHNIEKDFFVYGIELGEYSSPEGVSCRFSSWYRQSDVSFPLRGKISGGYITSSLAKTEAVESGFDEAIMMNSQGKVSEASGMNIFIVRNGEMFTPGFDQDILEGITRDSVITIARNLGIKVTERPIDKSELIISDEVFLCGTAAKVTPVNRIENFELPTNRPITNKLREKFTAVTENRDLKYQDWVFSVPLD, from the coding sequence ATGTATAATTTCTTGCCAATTGCTTACTTTGAAAATAAATTTATACCTTTTGCCGAAGCGAAAATATCAATAGCAACTCACGCTCTACATTACGGAACTGGTGCTTTGGGTGGGTTGCGTGGGATACCTAATCCCCAAGATCCAAGGCAGATACTATTATTTAGACTAGACCGTCACTGTCAAAGATTAAGCACCAGTGCCAAATTCCTTCACTATGATTGTTCGGCAGAAAAAATCCAAGCGACTATTATTGATTTTATTCGTAAAAACCAGCCCACAAATTCCTTTTATATTCGTCCCTTCGTTTATACAGCAGATTTAGGAATTGCCCCCAGGTTACATAATATTGAAAAAGACTTCTTCGTCTACGGAATTGAATTAGGAGAATATTCATCTCCAGAGGGTGTAAGTTGTCGATTTAGTTCTTGGTATCGACAATCGGATGTTAGCTTCCCATTGCGAGGCAAAATTAGTGGTGGTTACATTACATCATCATTAGCAAAGACAGAAGCTGTGGAATCTGGTTTTGATGAAGCGATAATGATGAATTCCCAAGGTAAGGTTAGCGAAGCTTCTGGGATGAACATTTTTATCGTGCGGAATGGGGAAATGTTCACACCTGGATTCGATCAAGATATTTTAGAAGGAATCACCCGTGATAGTGTGATTACCATTGCAAGGAATTTGGGAATTAAGGTGACAGAAAGACCAATTGATAAATCAGAACTAATTATATCTGATGAGGTCTTTCTATGTGGGACAGCCGCAAAAGTCACCCCTGTAAACAGAATTGAAAATTTTGAGTTACCTACAAATCGCCCAATTACAAATAAACTGCGTGAGAAATTCACAGCGGTTACAGAAAACCGAGATTTGAAGTATCAAGATTGGGTGTTTTCAGTACCCTTAGATTAA
- a CDS encoding L,D-transpeptidase family protein — translation MGYKILVKNTIKTRKRLFILIFLSIFGSTFYFLLNRFGLLMPLSELPSIVCLSPCKPEKSIHPLIQGDQLLKYKQPLQEILGSNVVLDKVSILVEKSKHRLTVFYNLQPIKSYPVVFGANARGDKFYEGDKKTPEGVFHVRNLYNHPDWSKFIWLDYPTSQSWRENFQAKLAGKINWFLPIGGEIGIHGVPAGQDNLIEQRSNWTLGCVSLKNDDVNEIYQFLKIGSLIEIVP, via the coding sequence ATGGGATACAAAATTCTTGTTAAGAACACAATTAAAACCAGAAAACGTTTGTTCATCTTGATTTTTCTCTCTATCTTTGGAAGCACATTTTATTTTTTACTCAATAGATTTGGGCTGTTGATGCCTTTGTCAGAATTGCCATCTATAGTTTGTTTATCCCCTTGCAAACCTGAGAAGTCTATTCATCCGCTGATACAGGGTGATCAACTTCTAAAATATAAGCAACCATTGCAGGAAATTTTGGGAAGTAATGTAGTGCTGGATAAGGTTTCAATACTTGTTGAAAAATCGAAACATAGGTTAACAGTATTTTATAATCTTCAACCTATTAAATCTTATCCAGTAGTTTTTGGTGCTAATGCCAGAGGTGATAAGTTTTACGAAGGAGATAAGAAAACGCCTGAAGGAGTTTTTCATGTTCGTAATCTCTACAATCATCCAGACTGGTCAAAATTTATATGGTTAGATTACCCAACTTCGCAATCGTGGCGTGAAAATTTTCAGGCTAAGTTGGCAGGTAAGATAAATTGGTTCCTTCCGATTGGTGGTGAGATAGGTATTCATGGTGTACCAGCTGGGCAGGATAATTTAATTGAGCAGCGTTCAAACTGGACTTTGGGGTGTGTTTCCCTGAAGAATGACGATGTTAATGAAATTTATCAATTTCTGAAAATTGGAAGTCTCATTGAAATCGTTCCTTGA